The Panthera uncia isolate 11264 chromosome C1 unlocalized genomic scaffold, Puncia_PCG_1.0 HiC_scaffold_3, whole genome shotgun sequence genome includes a region encoding these proteins:
- the ITGA6 gene encoding integrin alpha-6 isoform X3 — MGVTVQSQGPGGKVVTCAHRYEKRQHVNTKQESRDIFGRCYVLSQNLRIEDDMDGGDWSFCDGRLRGHEKFGSCQQGVAATFTKDFHYIVFGAPGTYNWKGIVRVEQKNNTFFDMNIFEDGPYEVGGETDHDESLVPVPANSYLGFSLDSGKGIVSKDELTFVSGAPRANHSGAVVLLKRDMKSAHLLPEHIFDGEGLASSFGYDVAVVDLNKDGWQDIVIGAPQYFDRDGEVGGAVYVYINQQGRWNNVKPIRLNGTKDSMFGIAVKNIGDINQDGYQDIAVGAPYDDLGKVFIYHGSPNGINTKPTQILEGKTPYFGYSIAGNMDLDRNSYPDVAVGSLSDSVTVFRSRPVINIQKTLTVTPNTIDLRQKMFCGAPSGICLQVKACFEYTAKPTGYNPSISILGTLEAEKERRKSGLSSRVQFRNQGSEPKYTQELTLNRQKQSACMEETLWLQENIRDKLRPIPITASVEIQEPTTRRRVNSLPEILPILNSNEPKTVHRDVHFLKEGCGADNVCNSNLKLEYKFCTREGNQDKFSYLPIQKGVPELVLKDQKDIALEITVTNSPSNPRNPTKDGDDAHEAKLIATFPDTLTYSAYRELRAFPEKQLSCVANQNGSQADCELGNPFKRNSSVTFYLILSTTEVTFDTTDLDINLKLETTSNQDNLASITATAKVVIELLLSVSGVAKPSQVYFGGTVVGEQAMKSEDEVGSLIEYEFRVINLGKPLKNLGTATLNIQWPKEISNGKWLLYLVKVESKGLEKITCEPQSEINSLKLKESHNSRRKREIAEKQTDDGRKFSLFAERKYQTLNCSMNVNCVNISCPLRGLDSKASVVLRSRLWNSTFLEEYSKMNYLDILVRASIDVAAAAENIKLPHAGTQVRVTVFPSKTVAQYSGVPWWIILVAILAGILMLALLVFLLWKCGFFKRSRYDDSVPRYHAVRIRKEEREIKDEKYNDNLEKKQWITRWNENESYS, encoded by the exons ATGGGGGTCACCGTCCAGAGCCAAGGTCCAGGGGGCAAAGTTGTG ACATGTGCTCACCGATATGAAAAAAGGCAACACGTCAATACAAAGCAGGAATCCCGCGACATCTTTGGAAGGTGTTACGTCCTGAGTCAGAATCTCAGGATTGAGGATGATATGGATGGAGGAGACTGGAGTTTCTGCGATGGCCGATTGAGAGGCCATGAAAAATTTGGTTCTTGCCAGCAAGGAGTTGCAGCTACTTTCACGAAAGACTTTCATTACATTGTGTTTGGAGCCCCAGGCACTTATAACTGGAAAG GCATTGTTCGCGTAGAGCAAAAGAATAACACTTTTTTTGACATGAACATCTTTGAAGATGGGCCTTACGAAGTTGGTGGAGAGACTGACCATGACGAAAGTCTAGTTCCTGTTCCTGCTAACAGTTACTTAG GCTTTTCTCTGGACTCAGGAAAAGGCATTGTTTCTAAAGATGAGCTCACTTTCGTGTCCGGTGCTCCAAGAGCCAACCACAGCGGAGCTGTGGTTTTGCTGAAAAGAGACATGAAGTCTGCACATCTTCTCCCTGAGCACATTTTCGACGGGGAGGGTCTGGCATCTTCATTCGGCTATGACGTGGCAGTGGTGGACCTTAACAAAGATGG GTGGCAAGATATAGTTATTGGAGCCCCAcagtattttgatagagatggaGAGGTCGGAGGTGCGGTGTATGTTTACATTAACCAGCAAGGCAGGTGGAATAATGTGAAGCCAATTCGTCTCAATGGAACCAAAGATTCCATGTTTGGTATTGCAGTAAAAAATATTGGTGACATTAATCAAGATGGCTACCAAG ATATTGCCGTTGGAGCTCCCTATGATGATCTGGGAAAGGTTTTTATCTATCACGGATCCCCGAATGGAATAAACACCAAGCCAACACAG ATTCTCGAGGGTAAAACACCTTATTTTGGATATTCAATTGCTGGAAATATGGACCTTGATAGAAATTCCTACCCTGATGTTGCTGTTGGTTCACTCTCAGACTCAGTAACTGTGTTCAG gTCCCGGCCTGTGATTAATATTCAGAAAACCCTCACCGTAACACCGAACACGATTGATCTCCGCCAGAAAATGTTCTGTGGGGCACCTAGTGGGATATG CCTCCAGGTGAAGGCCTGTTTTGAATATACTGCCAAACCCACAGGTTACAATCCTTCGATAT CCATTTTGGGTACACTTGAGgcggaaaaggagagaagaaaatctgGGCTGTCATCAAGAGTTCAGTTTCGAAACCAAGGCTCTGAGCCCAAGTATACTCAAGAGCTAACTCTGAACAGGCAGAAGCAGAGTGCGTGCATGGAGGAGACCCTCTGGCTGCAG GAAAATATCAGAGATAAACTACGCCCCATTCCCATAACTGCTTCAGTAGAGATCCAGGAGCCAACCACACGGAGGAGAGTGAATTCACTTCCAGAAATTCTTCCGATTCTGAATTCAAACGAACCCAAGACAGTTCATAGAGAT GTGCACTTCTTAAAAGAGGGATGTGGAGCCGACAATGTATGTAACAGCAACCTTaaactagaatataaattttGTACCCGGGAAGGAAATCAAGACAAATTTTCTTATTTACCAAT tcaaaAAGGTGTCCCAGAACTAGTTCTAAAAGATCAGAAGGACATTGCTTTAGAAATCACAGTGACAAACAGCCCTTCCAATCCAAGGAACCCCACAAAAGACGGCGATGACGCTCATGAAGCTAAACTCATTGCAACTTTTCCGGACACTCTGACTTACTCGGCCTACAGAGAATTGAGGGCTTTCCCT GAGAAACAGTTGAGTTGTGTTGCCAATCAGAACGGCTCACAAGCAGACTGTGAACTTGgaaatccttttaaaagaaattccagt GTgactttttatttgattttaagtaCAACTGAGGTTACCTTTGACACGACAGATCTGGATATTAATCTGAAGCTGGAAAC aacAAGCAATCAAGATAATTTGGCTTCAATTACAGCTACAGCAAAAGTGGTTATTGAACTGCTTTTATCGGTCTCTGG aGTTGCTAAACCTTCCCAGGTGTATTTTGGAGGAACAGTTGTTGGTGAGCAAGCTATGAAATCTGAAGATGAGGTGGGAAGTTTAATAGAGTATGAGTTCAGG GTTATTAACTTGGGTAAACCTCTTAAAAACCTCGGCACAGCAACCTTGAATATCCAGTGGCCAAAAGAAATTAGCAATGGCAAATGGTTGCTTTATTTGGTGAAAGTAGAATCTAAAGGCTTGGAAAAGATAACTTGTGAGCCGCAAAGTGAAATAAACTCCCTGAAACTAAAG GAGTCTCACAACTCAAGAAGGAAACGGGAAATTGCTGAAAAACAGACAGATGATGgcagaaaattttctttatttgctgaaagaaaatatcaGACCCTT AATTGCAGCATGAACGTGAACTGTGTGAACATAAGCTGTCCGCTGCGAGGGCTGGACAGCAAGGCCTCTGTTGTCCTTCGCTCGAGGTTATGGAACAGCACGTTTCTAGAG GAATATTCCAAAATGAACTACCTGGACATTCTCGTCCGGGCTTCCATTGATGTCGCTGCCGCTGCTGAGAATATCAAACTGCCACACGCAGGCACTCAG